The following is a genomic window from Amycolatopsis sp. BJA-103.
GCGTTCCAGAAGGTCATGCCGAACCCGAGTACCGCCCCGAGCAGGAACTGGTGGAACGAGGAGACCTGCCCGAACCGTTGCAGCGCGACGGAAACCCAGGAGTAACGGCGTTCGGCGGGTACCCGGCGCAGGGAGAAGTCGTCGTGTTCCACGGTCACTCCGCCCGTTCCGGGACGGCTTGTTCGAGGACGACGAATCCCTGACCCGGCAGTGGCCGCCAGGAGAGTTCGCCGCGGTACAGCCGTTCGAGGAACCCGACCCGCTGGTGGTAGGCGAAAACGGAGCTTTCGACCCCGGCGACCGCGACGGTGCCGACGAACATCGGCAACTCGGCCAGGAAGTACCGGACCGCGCTGCGCAGCTGGTCACGGCTGGGGTGTTCGCCTTCGGGCAGCCGCCGGTCCAGCACCCAGCCGGTGGCGCCGAGGCACTGCTCGGAGAACTCCGGGTCGGTGGCGAACCGCTGGTGTGCCTCGGAAAGCAGGCCGAGGTACGCGCGATCGGTTTCGAGCACCGCGGCGTCCAGGATCAGGGTGTGCGGATCCGACGGGCAGACCTGCTGCAACGCCCGGACGATCTTGTTGCGCGTGTAGTTGCCTTGCCGCTGCGCCTTCTGCGCCGCGCGAACCGGGTCGTAGCCGAGGGCTTCGAGGGTGAACGCGGACGGCCCGTCCGGGACGAAGAAATGAAAGCCCTGAAAGGCCGACATGGCCCAGCGGGCGAGATCGGCGATCCGGTCCACGGTGAAATAGCTGTTGAACGGGCTGACGCCGATGCAAACGTGCTCGGCGCGCGCCAGCGGATCGGTACAATGCTCGGTGAGCGGCTGTGGTCGCAGCAAGACGGCTCCTGATTCGCGTGATATGCGCCGGAGTTGAGGCGTCGACCGAACGTAGCCACGGCGGGTAATCCGCGGTATTGCCGATCGTGGCTGTCATCGCGTTATAGGAATTCGACGATCTTTCGTGCCTGCGGGACAACGGTTGAATCGCCGCGACCTTCGGGGGTGCCGGACGCGGGCGGAGCGCGGTATACGAAGTCATGGAGATTCAGGTTCGGCATCTTCGCGTGATCTGTGAAATCGCTTCCTCGGGCAGTCTCAACCGTGCCGCGGCCGGGCTGGGGCTCGGGCAGCCTGCGCTCAGCCACCAGTTGCGCCGGATCGAGCGGATGGTCGGCGGCTCACTGTTCCACCGCGACCAGCACGGGGTGCGGCCGACCGAACTCGGTTCCCTGATCCTGCGGCGGGCGCGCGCGATCGTGCTCACCTTCGACGAACTGGAGCTCGACTTCCACCGCCAGGAACCGGAAGTCGGCGAATCGGTCAGAATCGGCTGGAACGACAGCGCCATCACGGGTTCGCTGCTCGGCGGGCTGCGCGACCTGCGTCCGGGTGAACCGTTCCGCACGCGCGCGGACACCTCCCGCACCCGGCTGCTCGCGCAGGTCGCGAACCGCGGCATCGACCTCGCGCTGATCATGATCTGCGGCGGGCGTGGGCTGCCGGTGCCGCCGGAGGTGCGGACCATGACCCTGGTCAGGGAACCGTCGTTCGTCGCGGTCCCGTCCGGGCATCCGCTCGCCGACGCCGAGGAGATCGAACTCACCGAACTGGCGGGCGAGGACTGGATCGTGTCGAGCGGGGGCGACGGCTGCCGGGTCGTGTTCCGCGAAATGTGTCTCGCGCACGGTTTCGACCCCAGGATCACCCACGACGTGGACATCGACACCGCGCGGGAAGACCTGGTCAGCGGCGGCTACGGCGTCGGACTGGTCCAGCCGACCCGGCCGCCGTCGGACGGCCTGGTCATCCGGCCGCTGGCGGGGGCGCCGATGTGCGTGCGGCACGTGCTGGCCTGGCGGGAGGACGGCCCGTGCGCGCCCCGCGTCCGGGAACTCGCGGGCGAGGCGACGGCGGGGTACTGGCAGCTGGCCGAACGGACGGCGCCGTACCGGACCTGGCTGCACCGGCACGGGCGGCTGGCCGCCGGCTGACGGCCGCGGCGCCCGGCTGGCGGGGCGCGTTCTGGTCGCGGGTGGCGTGCTCCGTGAAGGCCTCCTTGCCTACCTTGAGGGTAGGGAAGGAGGCCTTCACGGACCTTCGCGATCGCCCATCGCGCAGGCCCCTTCCCCTCGATAACCCTCCGGCATGTCGAGGCGGCACTAGAGCGCGTCCCGGCAGACGGCCGACGATGGGAATCGTCAATCACGGTCGTGAAGAGAAGGGGCACCATGCTGCCGTTGATCTCTCGTACGGAACTGCTCTCCCGAATGGAGGCCGGGTCTGTGGTGGTGGTCGACACGATGCCGGCCGCCTATTTCGAAAAGGAGCATCTCCCGGAAGCGCGCAACATTCCGGGATTCCCGTACGAACAGGCCGCCGAATTCACCGATCACCTGGCACCGACGGTGCTCCCGGACAAGACCGCCGCGATCGTCGTCTATTGCGCGAACACGCCGTGCCGCAACAGTGAATTCGTCGGACGGCGGCTGCTGGAGCTCGGGTACACGAACGTCCGCAAGTACCGCGAAGGCATCGAAGACTGGGTCTCGAACGGTTTGCCGACCGGTTCTTCGTCCTGAGTGGACACACCCCGCATCTAAGGAGAACGTCTTGTCCAAATGCAAACGATTCGTCTGCGTGCTGGCCGGCGTGCTGGCGCTCATCACCGGTTTCGGCTCCGGCGTCGCTTCGGCCGCGCCGTCACCGACGGCCGAGAACGTGATGGTGGTGACGTCCGCCAACTACGCCGAGGTCATGAACATCTCGAAGCAGAAGCTGGTCATCATGGACTTCGGCGCGACCTGGTGCCCGCCGTGCCGCCAGATGAAGCCGGTCATCGAACGGCTCGCCGGTGAGTACGGCGGCAAGTTCCTGCTCGGCGAGGTCGACGTCGACCGCAGCCGGGACCTCTCCAGCCGGTACAACATCCAGTATCTCCCGACGCTGGTCGGGGTCCGCAACAGCGCGGAACTGCCGTCCTCCCGGAACATCGGCTACCCCGGCGAAGCGAAGCTGCGCGCCTGGATCAACGCTCAGTTGGCGAAGGGCTGAGCGTGTGGCTCCGGGGCCTACCCGATGACGTCGGAGAGAAACGCTTCGACGGCACCTAGGTAGGTCTCCGGGGCCTCTTCGTGCACGACGTGCCCGGCGCCCTCGACGACGATGTGACGGCCGAGGCCGCCGGGCACGCGGGCCGCGAGTTCGGCCTGCTGCCCGTGCGGCATCGCCGTCCGTTCGCCTTCGATCGCCAGCAGCGGGCATCGGAGGCGTTCGACGTACTCCCAGAAATCCCGCCGTCCCCATTCCGCCGCGATCTCGTACAGATCGGGGAGCGAGGCGATCAGGTGATAACCGTCTTCGCGTTCTTCGACGCATTCGATGAAATAGTCGCCGGTGTCGCCGAAGAATTCGCGCACGTGGGCCAGTGACCGGAACGGGACCGGCCAGGATTCGAAGTGGCCGCGCCAGTCGTCGACGGTCCGCCCGCGCTGGTCCGGCGCGAAGTCCTCGCAGACCACCGCGCGGACGAGGCCGGGATGCGTCGCCGCGGTGACCCACGCGTGCAGGCCGCCCATCGAATGTCCGATCAGGACCGCGGGCTCGTCGAAGGTCTTCAGGACCGCGGCGACGTCGTCGGCGAACCGCTCGGTGCGCCAGGGGCCGCCACGTGGTCCGCGTCCGTGCCCGCGCGCGTCGAGACCGTGGACACGCCCGTACGGTTCGAGCCTTCGCGCGACCCGCCACCACGTCGTGGCCCTGCCCATCAGCCCGTGCAGGAGGACGATCGGCGGCCCGTCACCGCCGAAAGTGATCAACCCGTCGCGCTGAATCACCACTAAGCTCCCCTCCATGCGCAGCCGTGTCCCCGCCGCCGGTCTGGTCCTGGGGGTCATCTGCGCCCTGATTATCGGGTGCAGTGCCGATCCTCCCCCGGCGGCGCCCCCACCACCGCCGCCGATGAATCCGACGCCGGGTGCCGCGGGCGCGGGTGATCCGTACTACCCGATGGACGGAAACGGCGGTTACGACGCGGTCGAATACCAGGTCGGAATCACTTACGACCCCGCGAAAGGGCGTCTCGACGGCGACACCACGGTGACCGCGAAAGCGACCCAAGACCTCAATCGGTACAACTTGGACTTACGCGGCTTGACTGTCCAATCCGTTGAAGTGGAGGGAAAACCGGCGAAGTTCGCCCGGGAGGGCGAATTCGAGCTGGTGGTGACGCCCGCCGAACCGATCCGGAACGGGACCACCTTCCGCACGAAGGTCGTCTACGGCGGCGACCCTTCGGCGACCCCCAAGGCGGGCGGCAGCGAGAACGGCTGGCAGAAGTCGAAGGACGGCGGCGCGTTCATCGTCGGCGAGCCGCATTCGGCGTCGTTCTGGTATCCCGTCAACGAAACCCCGCGCGACAAGGCGATGTTCAACCTCACCGCCCGGGTGCCGGACGGCTGGACCGTCATCTCGAACGGCCGCGAGATCCAGAAGACCTCGGCGAACGGCTGGTCCACGACGTCCTGGCAGGAGCGCACGCCCGTGGCGGCCTACCTGACCACGGTGGCGATCGACAAGTTCACCGTCGACCGGATGTCGCTCCCGGACGGGACGCCGCTGGTCAACGCGTACGCGCCGGGCGCGGAGGACCGGCGCGACACCGGCAGGCGGCTGCCGGAGATCATCGGCTTCCTGACCTCGAAGTTCGGGCCGTACCCGGTGGACGCGGCGGGCGGGATCTACCTCGACGAGGACATCCACTTCTCGCTGGAGACCCAGACCAGGCCGACTTACGCGAAATGGGCCGACCTGATCACCGTGGTGCACGAAACCGCACACCAGTGGTTCGGCGATTCGGTGACGCTGAATTCGTGGTCCGACATCTGCCTGAACGAATGTCTCGCGTCGTACGCGCAATGGCTGTGGCAGGAATCGCGGGACGGCCAGAACCTCGACGACCGCTATCGCGCCGCCCTCGAGATCATGCGGGGCAGCCCGGATTTCTGGACGCCGAAACTGGTCGGCATGGGGGCGGGAAAGGAATTCCACGGCGTCTACGACAAGGGGATCCTCGCCATCCACGCGCTGCGGCGCAAGATCGGCGAAGGCGCGTTCGCGCGGCTGCTGAAGGAATGGCCGGCGGCGTACCGGAACGCCAACGCGTCCTGGGCGGACTTCGAGGCGTTCACGATCAAGCTCTCGGAGCAGGATCTGCGGCCGTTCTTCGACGCCTGGTTCCACGGCACGGTGATCCCGCCGGACGCCGAACTGCTGCCGGGCACCCTGCGGGGCTAGGCACCTGTCGCAAGTAGTCCTCTAGTGGCGGTAGTCGGGCAGGTCGATCCCGTTCACCACGTCCCGCATCTTCCGTGACGCCAGCGCGGCGACCGGTTTGAGCCGCATCGCCCGCATCATCAGGTACCTCATCCGCAGGGCCGTCCGCGACTTCGCGAAGATCGTCTCGGCGTTGGCCCGCCCCATCGCCTGCGTGTTCTCGACGAACTCGCGCATCACCGACTCGTACCGCTTGAGGCCGGTGTCGAGGTCGGCGGCGAGTTCCCCGGCGAGGACGTACGCGCCGACGAACGCCAGGCTCGTGCCCTGTCCGGAGAGCGGCGACGGGCAGAACGCGGCGTCGCCCAGCAGCCCGATCCGGCCGCGCGACCACGATTCCATGACCACCTGGGCGCACGAGTCGAAGTAGAAGTCGGGGGCGTCGTCCAGCCGTTCCAGCAGCCAGGGCGCCTCCCATTCCATCCCGGCGGCGAACCCGCGGACCAGCGCCTTCTGCGCCTCGATGTCGCGGTGGTCGTAGTCGACCTTCTCCGAGGCGAACCCGAAGTAGGCCATCGCCTCGCCACCGTCGCGAATCGCGCGGATCCCGGCGGACCGGCCGACGTCGTCGAAGCCGATCGCCCAGTTCCGCAGGCCCAGCCGGTTCGGCACGGTGAAGAACGCCAGGTACGAGCCCAGATGCCGGACGAACCGGGACTCTTCGCCGAAGGCCAGCGCCCGCACTCCGGAGTGCAGCCCGTCCGCCCCGATGACCACGTCGAACGTCCTCCGCGTACCACTGGCGAAGGTGACATCGACGCCGTCGGCCCGCTCGTCCAGCGCGGTGATCCGGTCGCCGAAGACGTATTCCGTCTGCTCCCTGGTCGCCTCGTACAGCACCTCGGTCAGGTCGCCGCGGAGGATCTCGATCTCGGCGAGGACCCCGTCGCCGCCGAAGTCGTCGGCGCGGAGGGTGGCCTTCGTCCGGTTCTTCCGGTCGACGTGCGTCTCGCCAACGGTGTCCGTGCACGCCGCGCGGATGCGGTCGTCCAGGCCCATGCGGCGGGCGACCTCCCTGGCCGTTCCGCGCAGGTCGACGGCCTGACCGCCGGGGCGCGGCGAAGGCGCGCGCTCCACGATGGTCACGTCGAATCCGTACCGCGTCAGCCAGAACGCCAGCGCGGGGCCCGCGACGCTCGCGCCGGAGATGAGGATCTTCGTGTCGGCCATTCCCCGGAAGGTCCCACGCATCACATCGCGGCGCAAAAGAGTTTCACCGTAGGGTGGACGGCATGGCTGTCGTGAAGATCAACGCGATCGAGGTCCCCGAGGGCGCAGGCCCCGAGCTGGAGAAGCGGTTCGCCGCACGGCTGCACGCCGTCGACAACCAGCCCGGCTTCCTCGGCTTCGAACTGCTCCGCCCGGTCTCCGGCGAAAGCCGCTACTTCGTCTACACGAAGTGGGAGTCCGAAGAGGCGTACCAGGCGTGGGCGTCCGGCCCGGCGCGTGAGGCGCACGCGGGCGAACGCGCGAAGCCGGTCTCCAGCGGGGCGAACCTGCTGGAATTCGAGGTCGTCCAGGCTTCGAAGCCGGGTGAGTGAGCTCGAACGAGCCGCGGAACTGATCGACGGCGCCGGCGCGCTGC
Proteins encoded in this region:
- a CDS encoding alpha/beta fold hydrolase, whose amino-acid sequence is MEGSLVVIQRDGLITFGGDGPPIVLLHGLMGRATTWWRVARRLEPYGRVHGLDARGHGRGPRGGPWRTERFADDVAAVLKTFDEPAVLIGHSMGGLHAWVTAATHPGLVRAVVCEDFAPDQRGRTVDDWRGHFESWPVPFRSLAHVREFFGDTGDYFIECVEEREDGYHLIASLPDLYEIAAEWGRRDFWEYVERLRCPLLAIEGERTAMPHGQQAELAARVPGGLGRHIVVEGAGHVVHEEAPETYLGAVEAFLSDVIG
- a CDS encoding thioredoxin family protein, with amino-acid sequence MSKCKRFVCVLAGVLALITGFGSGVASAAPSPTAENVMVVTSANYAEVMNISKQKLVIMDFGATWCPPCRQMKPVIERLAGEYGGKFLLGEVDVDRSRDLSSRYNIQYLPTLVGVRNSAELPSSRNIGYPGEAKLRAWINAQLAKG
- a CDS encoding antibiotic biosynthesis monooxygenase family protein, producing the protein MAVVKINAIEVPEGAGPELEKRFAARLHAVDNQPGFLGFELLRPVSGESRYFVYTKWESEEAYQAWASGPAREAHAGERAKPVSSGANLLEFEVVQASKPGE
- a CDS encoding rhodanese-like domain-containing protein, with the translated sequence MLPLISRTELLSRMEAGSVVVVDTMPAAYFEKEHLPEARNIPGFPYEQAAEFTDHLAPTVLPDKTAAIVVYCANTPCRNSEFVGRRLLELGYTNVRKYREGIEDWVSNGLPTGSSS
- a CDS encoding tRNA-dependent cyclodipeptide synthase — protein: MLRPQPLTEHCTDPLARAEHVCIGVSPFNSYFTVDRIADLARWAMSAFQGFHFFVPDGPSAFTLEALGYDPVRAAQKAQRQGNYTRNKIVRALQQVCPSDPHTLILDAAVLETDRAYLGLLSEAHQRFATDPEFSEQCLGATGWVLDRRLPEGEHPSRDQLRSAVRYFLAELPMFVGTVAVAGVESSVFAYHQRVGFLERLYRGELSWRPLPGQGFVVLEQAVPERAE
- a CDS encoding M1 family metallopeptidase; the protein is MRSRVPAAGLVLGVICALIIGCSADPPPAAPPPPPPMNPTPGAAGAGDPYYPMDGNGGYDAVEYQVGITYDPAKGRLDGDTTVTAKATQDLNRYNLDLRGLTVQSVEVEGKPAKFAREGEFELVVTPAEPIRNGTTFRTKVVYGGDPSATPKAGGSENGWQKSKDGGAFIVGEPHSASFWYPVNETPRDKAMFNLTARVPDGWTVISNGREIQKTSANGWSTTSWQERTPVAAYLTTVAIDKFTVDRMSLPDGTPLVNAYAPGAEDRRDTGRRLPEIIGFLTSKFGPYPVDAAGGIYLDEDIHFSLETQTRPTYAKWADLITVVHETAHQWFGDSVTLNSWSDICLNECLASYAQWLWQESRDGQNLDDRYRAALEIMRGSPDFWTPKLVGMGAGKEFHGVYDKGILAIHALRRKIGEGAFARLLKEWPAAYRNANASWADFEAFTIKLSEQDLRPFFDAWFHGTVIPPDAELLPGTLRG
- a CDS encoding LysR family transcriptional regulator, yielding MICEIASSGSLNRAAAGLGLGQPALSHQLRRIERMVGGSLFHRDQHGVRPTELGSLILRRARAIVLTFDELELDFHRQEPEVGESVRIGWNDSAITGSLLGGLRDLRPGEPFRTRADTSRTRLLAQVANRGIDLALIMICGGRGLPVPPEVRTMTLVREPSFVAVPSGHPLADAEEIELTELAGEDWIVSSGGDGCRVVFREMCLAHGFDPRITHDVDIDTAREDLVSGGYGVGLVQPTRPPSDGLVIRPLAGAPMCVRHVLAWREDGPCAPRVRELAGEATAGYWQLAERTAPYRTWLHRHGRLAAG
- a CDS encoding FAD-dependent monooxygenase, with the protein product MADTKILISGASVAGPALAFWLTRYGFDVTIVERAPSPRPGGQAVDLRGTAREVARRMGLDDRIRAACTDTVGETHVDRKNRTKATLRADDFGGDGVLAEIEILRGDLTEVLYEATREQTEYVFGDRITALDERADGVDVTFASGTRRTFDVVIGADGLHSGVRALAFGEESRFVRHLGSYLAFFTVPNRLGLRNWAIGFDDVGRSAGIRAIRDGGEAMAYFGFASEKVDYDHRDIEAQKALVRGFAAGMEWEAPWLLERLDDAPDFYFDSCAQVVMESWSRGRIGLLGDAAFCPSPLSGQGTSLAFVGAYVLAGELAADLDTGLKRYESVMREFVENTQAMGRANAETIFAKSRTALRMRYLMMRAMRLKPVAALASRKMRDVVNGIDLPDYRH